A window from Esox lucius isolate fEsoLuc1 chromosome 16, fEsoLuc1.pri, whole genome shotgun sequence encodes these proteins:
- the agr1 gene encoding anterior gradient 1 isoform X1: protein MHRWSLFALLLVTCIDVSIQKKIKLAPQTLSRGWGDDITWVKTYEDGLKTMKESKRPLMVIHHLQDCPHSQALKKAFVADKTIQKMAKSDFVMLNLTHETTDKNLAPDGHYVPRILFVDPSMTVRTDIVGKYSNSRYNYGPSDMALLAENMKKAKLLLHTEL, encoded by the exons ATGCATCGTTGGTCTCTCTTTGCCTTGCTCTTGGTCACCTGCATAGATGTCTCCATACAGAAGAAGATAAAACTAGCCCCTCAAACTCTCTCAAGAG GATGGGGGGATGACATTACCTGGGTCAAGACATATGAGGATGGACTAAAGACGATGAAAGAAAG TAAGAGGCCTCTGATGGTCATTCATCATTTGCAGGACTGTCCTCACAGTCAAG CTCTAAAGAAGGCCTTTGTTGCTGACAAAACCATACAGAAAATGGCCAAAAGTGATTTTGTTATGCTCAATTTGACG caTGAAACTACAGACAAGAATCTGGCACCTGATGGTCATTATGTTCCAAGAATCCTATTTGTTG ATCCGTCCATGACTGTGCGAACAGATATTGTTGGAAAGTACAGTAACTCACGGTACAACTACGGGCCTAGCGACATGGCTTTGT TGGCTGAGAACATGAAGAAAGCAAAGCTTCTGCTGCACACTGAACTGTGA
- the traf3ip1 gene encoding TRAF3-interacting protein 1 isoform X1, with protein MNGLVAKKTQDTLGKVIKKPPLTEKLLSKPPFRYLHDIFSEVIRTTGFMKGLYAEAEMKSDNVKDKDAKIAFLQKALDVVMLVSGEPLSAKPARIVAGHEPERTNELLQAIAKCCLNKLSSEEAVKRVLAGDKLDPKGKASTSRSQDKENREGRERHRDREERKEIREQSEGQEQKDLDLPRRSDKERHRQGDRTEKGRERDHTKDRNKDKSRERDKDRERDKDRERDKEKGRDRERDKDRERDKDRERDKDRERDKDRERDKDREKEKDKDREKGRDKEKDREKGRDKDKRRDKGERETEREPRHKEGEERTKVPPKGDKKARASEDTKLKPNSEVPNRITQPEPSKADDEQEETEEVIHKQSDSPARIARPSSAKGQRRWPKAGVQRDESDSEGDGDTALAERPVLLENGDPPDAEPSLVAHSNRRIPRPSSARPAPPRLKRQESYNDVTSAQRLTSAKIPAAVIMEGKKLSEDDEEDEDEQFVVEETIRPPDMPDMEMEPTVEVQGNEKHGGLVKKILETKKNFETTPSSPKSKDQTQSLVSEAARKKERDLVSREIERLRSSIQTVCRSALPLGKIMDYIQEDMDAMQNELHVWRRENKEHVQALLQEQRVTDSAVEPLKAELAELELLIKEQQDKICAVKANILKNEDKIQKMVTSINFSSRT; from the exons ATGAACGGGTTAGTGGCCAAAAAGACCCAAGATACTTTGGGGAAAGTAATAAAGAAACCACCACTTACTGAAAAACTGCTCAGCAAACCGCCGTTTCGGTACCTGCACGACATATTCAGTGAG GTGATCCGAACCACTGGCTTTATGAAGGGACTCTATGCAGAGGCCGAGATGAAGTCAGACAACGTAAAG gATAAGGACGCTAAGATCGCATTCCTGCAGAAGGCCCTGGATGTGGTGATGCTAGTGAGCGGCGAACCCCTGTCGGCCAAGCCAGCTCGCATAGTGGCCGGCCACGAGCCTGAGAGGACCAATGAGCTGCTGCAGGCCATCGCCAAGTGCTGCCTCAACAAG CTGTCCAGTGAGGAGGCGGTGAAGCGTGTCCTGGCTGGGGACAAGCTCGATCCCAAGGGCAAGGCCAGCACCTCCCGGTCCCAGGACAAAGAAAACAGGGAAGGTCGCGAGcgccacagagacagagag gagaggaaggagataCGGGAACAAAGTGAAGGCCAGGAGCAAAAGGACCTGGACCTGCCCAGGAGGAGCGATAAGGAGCGTCACCGCCAGGGAGATCGGACAGAGAAGGGCCGCGAACGAGACCATACCAAAGACCGCAACAAAGACAAGAGCCGGGAgagggacaaagacagggaaagggacaaagacagggagagggacaaggagaaggggagagacagggagagggacaaagacagggagagggacaaagacagggagagggacaaagacagggagagggacaaagacagggagagggacaaagacagggagaaggagaaggacaaagacagggagaaggggagagacaaggagaaggacagggagaaggggagagacaaGGATAAACGGCGGgacaagggagaaagagagacagagagagagcctAGACacaaagagggggaggagagaaccAAAGTTCCACCAAAAGGTGACAAAAAG gcCCGAGCGTCAGAGGATACCAAACTGAAACCCAATTCAGAGGTGCCTAATAGAATTACCCAACCTGAACCATCG AAGGCAGATGATGAGCAGGAAGAG ACAGAGGAAGTCATACACAAACAG tCTGACAGTCCAGCCAGAATAGCTCGGCCTTCGTCTGCCAAAGGGCAGAGGCGCTGGCCCAAAGCAGGAGTCCAACGAG ATGAATCTGACAGTGAAGGAG ATGGAGACACTGCATTGGCAGAGAGACCAGTCCTCTTGGAAAACGGAGATCCCCCAGATGCAGAACCGTCGCTCGTGGCCCAcag taACCGGAGGATACCCCGACCCAGCAGTGCCCGCCCCGCCCCTCCACGACTCAAGAGGCAGGAGAGCTACAATGACGTGACCTCGGCCCAAAG gctgACCAGTGCCAAGATTCCGGCAGCGGTCATTATGGAGGGAAAGAAGCTCTCTGAGGACGATGAAGAGGATGAAGATGAGCAGTTTGTGGTGGAGGAGACCATCCGCCCTCCAGACATGCCAGACATGGAGATG GAGCCAACAGTGGAAGTCCAAGGCAATGAAAAACATG GTGGACTAGTGAAAAAAATCcttgaaacaaagaaaaactttGAAACAACCCCATCATCTCCAAAGTCCAAAGACCAG aCACAGAGCCTGGTGTCAGAGGCAGCgaggaagaaggagagagacctGGTGTCCAGGGAAATTGAGCGTCTACGCTCGTCCATCCAGACAGTGTGCCGCAGTGCCCTGCCCCTGGGCAAGATCATGGACTACATCCAGGAGGATATGGACGCCATGCAGAACGAACTGCACGTCTGGAGGAGGGAGAACAAGGAGCATGTGCAGGCCCTGCTACAGGAACAGAG AGTGACAGACAGCGCGGTGGAGCCTCTGAAAGCTGAGCTAGCCGAGCTGGAGCTGCTCATCAAGGAGCAGCAAGACAA
- the traf3ip1 gene encoding TRAF3-interacting protein 1 isoform X2 codes for MNGLVAKKTQDTLGKVIKKPPLTEKLLSKPPFRYLHDIFSEVIRTTGFMKGLYAEAEMKSDNVKDKDAKIAFLQKALDVVMLVSGEPLSAKPARIVAGHEPERTNELLQAIAKCCLNKLSSEEAVKRVLAGDKLDPKGKASTSRSQDKENREGRERHRDREERKEIREQSEGQEQKDLDLPRRSDKERHRQGDRTEKGRERDHTKDRNKDKSRERDKDRERDKDRERDKEKGRDRERDKDRERDKDRERDKDRERDKDRERDKDREKEKDKDREKGRDKEKDREKGRDKDKRRDKGERETEREPRHKEGEERTKVPPKGDKKARASEDTKLKPNSEVPNRITQPEPSADDEQEETEEVIHKQSDSPARIARPSSAKGQRRWPKAGVQRDESDSEGDGDTALAERPVLLENGDPPDAEPSLVAHSNRRIPRPSSARPAPPRLKRQESYNDVTSAQRLTSAKIPAAVIMEGKKLSEDDEEDEDEQFVVEETIRPPDMPDMEMEPTVEVQGNEKHGGLVKKILETKKNFETTPSSPKSKDQTQSLVSEAARKKERDLVSREIERLRSSIQTVCRSALPLGKIMDYIQEDMDAMQNELHVWRRENKEHVQALLQEQRVTDSAVEPLKAELAELELLIKEQQDKICAVKANILKNEDKIQKMVTSINFSSRT; via the exons ATGAACGGGTTAGTGGCCAAAAAGACCCAAGATACTTTGGGGAAAGTAATAAAGAAACCACCACTTACTGAAAAACTGCTCAGCAAACCGCCGTTTCGGTACCTGCACGACATATTCAGTGAG GTGATCCGAACCACTGGCTTTATGAAGGGACTCTATGCAGAGGCCGAGATGAAGTCAGACAACGTAAAG gATAAGGACGCTAAGATCGCATTCCTGCAGAAGGCCCTGGATGTGGTGATGCTAGTGAGCGGCGAACCCCTGTCGGCCAAGCCAGCTCGCATAGTGGCCGGCCACGAGCCTGAGAGGACCAATGAGCTGCTGCAGGCCATCGCCAAGTGCTGCCTCAACAAG CTGTCCAGTGAGGAGGCGGTGAAGCGTGTCCTGGCTGGGGACAAGCTCGATCCCAAGGGCAAGGCCAGCACCTCCCGGTCCCAGGACAAAGAAAACAGGGAAGGTCGCGAGcgccacagagacagagag gagaggaaggagataCGGGAACAAAGTGAAGGCCAGGAGCAAAAGGACCTGGACCTGCCCAGGAGGAGCGATAAGGAGCGTCACCGCCAGGGAGATCGGACAGAGAAGGGCCGCGAACGAGACCATACCAAAGACCGCAACAAAGACAAGAGCCGGGAgagggacaaagacagggaaagggacaaagacagggagagggacaaggagaaggggagagacagggagagggacaaagacagggagagggacaaagacagggagagggacaaagacagggagagggacaaagacagggagagggacaaagacagggagaaggagaaggacaaagacagggagaaggggagagacaaggagaaggacagggagaaggggagagacaaGGATAAACGGCGGgacaagggagaaagagagacagagagagagcctAGACacaaagagggggaggagagaaccAAAGTTCCACCAAAAGGTGACAAAAAG gcCCGAGCGTCAGAGGATACCAAACTGAAACCCAATTCAGAGGTGCCTAATAGAATTACCCAACCTGAACCATCG GCAGATGATGAGCAGGAAGAG ACAGAGGAAGTCATACACAAACAG tCTGACAGTCCAGCCAGAATAGCTCGGCCTTCGTCTGCCAAAGGGCAGAGGCGCTGGCCCAAAGCAGGAGTCCAACGAG ATGAATCTGACAGTGAAGGAG ATGGAGACACTGCATTGGCAGAGAGACCAGTCCTCTTGGAAAACGGAGATCCCCCAGATGCAGAACCGTCGCTCGTGGCCCAcag taACCGGAGGATACCCCGACCCAGCAGTGCCCGCCCCGCCCCTCCACGACTCAAGAGGCAGGAGAGCTACAATGACGTGACCTCGGCCCAAAG gctgACCAGTGCCAAGATTCCGGCAGCGGTCATTATGGAGGGAAAGAAGCTCTCTGAGGACGATGAAGAGGATGAAGATGAGCAGTTTGTGGTGGAGGAGACCATCCGCCCTCCAGACATGCCAGACATGGAGATG GAGCCAACAGTGGAAGTCCAAGGCAATGAAAAACATG GTGGACTAGTGAAAAAAATCcttgaaacaaagaaaaactttGAAACAACCCCATCATCTCCAAAGTCCAAAGACCAG aCACAGAGCCTGGTGTCAGAGGCAGCgaggaagaaggagagagacctGGTGTCCAGGGAAATTGAGCGTCTACGCTCGTCCATCCAGACAGTGTGCCGCAGTGCCCTGCCCCTGGGCAAGATCATGGACTACATCCAGGAGGATATGGACGCCATGCAGAACGAACTGCACGTCTGGAGGAGGGAGAACAAGGAGCATGTGCAGGCCCTGCTACAGGAACAGAG AGTGACAGACAGCGCGGTGGAGCCTCTGAAAGCTGAGCTAGCCGAGCTGGAGCTGCTCATCAAGGAGCAGCAAGACAA
- the traf3ip1 gene encoding TRAF3-interacting protein 1 isoform X3: MNGLVAKKTQDTLGKVIKKPPLTEKLLSKPPFRYLHDIFSEVIRTTGFMKGLYAEAEMKSDNVKDKDAKIAFLQKALDVVMLVSGEPLSAKPARIVAGHEPERTNELLQAIAKCCLNKLSSEEAVKRVLAGDKLDPKGKASTSRSQDKENREGRERHRDREERKEIREQSEGQEQKDLDLPRRSDKERHRQGDRTEKGRERDHTKDRNKDKSRERDKDRERDKDRERDKEKGRDRERDKDRERDKDRERDKDRERDKDRERDKDREKEKDKDREKGRDKEKDREKGRDKDKRRDKGERETEREPRHKEGEERTKVPPKGDKKARASEDTKLKPNSEVPNRITQPEPSTEEVIHKQSDSPARIARPSSAKGQRRWPKAGVQRDESDSEGDGDTALAERPVLLENGDPPDAEPSLVAHSNRRIPRPSSARPAPPRLKRQESYNDVTSAQRLTSAKIPAAVIMEGKKLSEDDEEDEDEQFVVEETIRPPDMPDMEMEPTVEVQGNEKHGGLVKKILETKKNFETTPSSPKSKDQTQSLVSEAARKKERDLVSREIERLRSSIQTVCRSALPLGKIMDYIQEDMDAMQNELHVWRRENKEHVQALLQEQRVTDSAVEPLKAELAELELLIKEQQDKICAVKANILKNEDKIQKMVTSINFSSRT, from the exons ATGAACGGGTTAGTGGCCAAAAAGACCCAAGATACTTTGGGGAAAGTAATAAAGAAACCACCACTTACTGAAAAACTGCTCAGCAAACCGCCGTTTCGGTACCTGCACGACATATTCAGTGAG GTGATCCGAACCACTGGCTTTATGAAGGGACTCTATGCAGAGGCCGAGATGAAGTCAGACAACGTAAAG gATAAGGACGCTAAGATCGCATTCCTGCAGAAGGCCCTGGATGTGGTGATGCTAGTGAGCGGCGAACCCCTGTCGGCCAAGCCAGCTCGCATAGTGGCCGGCCACGAGCCTGAGAGGACCAATGAGCTGCTGCAGGCCATCGCCAAGTGCTGCCTCAACAAG CTGTCCAGTGAGGAGGCGGTGAAGCGTGTCCTGGCTGGGGACAAGCTCGATCCCAAGGGCAAGGCCAGCACCTCCCGGTCCCAGGACAAAGAAAACAGGGAAGGTCGCGAGcgccacagagacagagag gagaggaaggagataCGGGAACAAAGTGAAGGCCAGGAGCAAAAGGACCTGGACCTGCCCAGGAGGAGCGATAAGGAGCGTCACCGCCAGGGAGATCGGACAGAGAAGGGCCGCGAACGAGACCATACCAAAGACCGCAACAAAGACAAGAGCCGGGAgagggacaaagacagggaaagggacaaagacagggagagggacaaggagaaggggagagacagggagagggacaaagacagggagagggacaaagacagggagagggacaaagacagggagagggacaaagacagggagagggacaaagacagggagaaggagaaggacaaagacagggagaaggggagagacaaggagaaggacagggagaaggggagagacaaGGATAAACGGCGGgacaagggagaaagagagacagagagagagcctAGACacaaagagggggaggagagaaccAAAGTTCCACCAAAAGGTGACAAAAAG gcCCGAGCGTCAGAGGATACCAAACTGAAACCCAATTCAGAGGTGCCTAATAGAATTACCCAACCTGAACCATCG ACAGAGGAAGTCATACACAAACAG tCTGACAGTCCAGCCAGAATAGCTCGGCCTTCGTCTGCCAAAGGGCAGAGGCGCTGGCCCAAAGCAGGAGTCCAACGAG ATGAATCTGACAGTGAAGGAG ATGGAGACACTGCATTGGCAGAGAGACCAGTCCTCTTGGAAAACGGAGATCCCCCAGATGCAGAACCGTCGCTCGTGGCCCAcag taACCGGAGGATACCCCGACCCAGCAGTGCCCGCCCCGCCCCTCCACGACTCAAGAGGCAGGAGAGCTACAATGACGTGACCTCGGCCCAAAG gctgACCAGTGCCAAGATTCCGGCAGCGGTCATTATGGAGGGAAAGAAGCTCTCTGAGGACGATGAAGAGGATGAAGATGAGCAGTTTGTGGTGGAGGAGACCATCCGCCCTCCAGACATGCCAGACATGGAGATG GAGCCAACAGTGGAAGTCCAAGGCAATGAAAAACATG GTGGACTAGTGAAAAAAATCcttgaaacaaagaaaaactttGAAACAACCCCATCATCTCCAAAGTCCAAAGACCAG aCACAGAGCCTGGTGTCAGAGGCAGCgaggaagaaggagagagacctGGTGTCCAGGGAAATTGAGCGTCTACGCTCGTCCATCCAGACAGTGTGCCGCAGTGCCCTGCCCCTGGGCAAGATCATGGACTACATCCAGGAGGATATGGACGCCATGCAGAACGAACTGCACGTCTGGAGGAGGGAGAACAAGGAGCATGTGCAGGCCCTGCTACAGGAACAGAG AGTGACAGACAGCGCGGTGGAGCCTCTGAAAGCTGAGCTAGCCGAGCTGGAGCTGCTCATCAAGGAGCAGCAAGACAA